A window from Burkholderiales bacterium encodes these proteins:
- the rlmH gene encoding 23S rRNA (pseudouridine(1915)-N(3))-methyltransferase RlmH: protein MKLWIIAVGDKMPAWVGAGFSEYAKRMPPEARVQLIEIKPEKRGAGKSIQQVLEAEKGRILAALPRNGRRVVLDEKGKTLSTVQLAQSLARWMQAGRDVGFVIGGADGLDNEIKASADMWLSLSAMTLPHALARVVLAEQLYRAVSLLHNHPYHRR, encoded by the coding sequence ATGAAACTTTGGATCATCGCGGTGGGCGATAAAATGCCGGCCTGGGTTGGGGCGGGTTTTTCCGAATACGCAAAGCGCATGCCGCCGGAAGCGCGGGTGCAGCTCATCGAAATCAAGCCGGAAAAACGTGGAGCGGGGAAAAGCATCCAGCAAGTTCTGGAAGCGGAAAAGGGTCGCATTCTTGCCGCCCTGCCGCGCAACGGCCGGCGCGTGGTGCTCGATGAAAAGGGCAAGACGCTGAGCACGGTGCAGCTGGCCCAGAGTCTTGCGCGCTGGATGCAGGCGGGGCGCGATGTGGGGTTTGTCATCGGCGGCGCCGACGGCCTGGATAATGAAATCAAGGCTTCCGCCGACATGTGGCTTTCGCTTTCCGCCATGACGCTGCCGCACGCGCTGGCACGCGTGGTGCTGGCCGAACAGCTCTACCGCGCGGTGTCGTTGCTGCACAATCACCCTTATCATCGCCGGTAA